GACCGTGAAGCATGCAGAACAGGTTGTAAGGCCAGCCGGGACGGCGCGGCCTTCGGTAGCACAAGCTCACGAGCTGGGTGGCGACCATGGCGCGCGCCGCCGCCGGGACCTGCTCGTCGGGCACGTCCCAGACGACCATGGCGTTGGCGCGGTAGCCGAGCTCGTGATGACGCACGACGACCCCGAAGCGCTTGATCTGGCCCTGCTCGATCAGCCGGCTCAGGGCGAGGATCAGCTGGGCCTCGGTCATGCCGAGACGCTCGGCGATCGCCGCGTACGGGCGCTCCACCAGCGGCAGGCCTTCCTGGATGGCCGCGATCACGGCCTTATCGTCGTCGCTCAGTGCCATCTCAGCTCAAACCCCAGATCGATGTGGAACTCCTCTTCCAGGGGCAGGTCCAAGACCGCAAGCCCCGTACGCGCCGCGATATCGGCGAGCACCTCCAAGAGCCGTTCTCGGCTCTCGGCCGTGACGACGAACCAGAGGTTATGCGGATGCTCGCGGGCGTAGTTGTGGTTGACCTCGGGGTAGGCGCTCACCAAAGTGGCCACCTCTTCGAGCCGATCGGCCGGGACACTGAGGGCCGCCAGGGTGCTCGCCCCGACGCGGTTAGGGGCAAAGACCGCCCCCACCCGGCTGATGGCGCCTTGGCCCTGGAGCCTTTCGAGCGCATCGATCACTTCGCGCTCGTCCACGTCGAGGCGCCGCGCAAGCTCCGCGAAGGGTCGCGGCGTGAGCGGGAAGCCCCGCTGGAAGTCGTTGAGCAGGCGCCTTTCAAGATCGGTCATGGCTACATCCCCATCCGGGCGGCGCGCGAGGTGAAGAAGATGCCGCTCGGCTTTTCCGAGGGCAGGGTTCCGAGGCGCACGAGGCGGTTGGCGTCGTAGACCTCGACCCGGTCCTCGTCGCGCACCGAGAGCCAGACCTCCTCGCCGCGCGGGGTGAACTCCATGTGCAGCACGCCCTTGCCGGGCTTCAGGGTCTTGACGATCTTGCGGCTGGGAACGTCGATCACCTGCACCGTGTCGTTGTGGGGGAAGGCGAAGTTGACCCAGACCTGGCGCCCGTCGGGGCGCGCCACGACGAACACCGGCTGGCCGTGAACCGGGATGCGCCCGACCTCTTGCCAGCGGCCGTGGTCCATGACGAGCACCTCGTGCCGTCCGACGGCGGGAACCAGCGCCTCGCTACCCGTCAGCGCCCAGCCCTCCAGGTGCGGCATCTTGTAGACCGGCAGCTTCTCCTGGCCTTTGCCGTAGTTTCCGAGGATGCGCTTGACGCCCTTCTCGGGGTTCCACAGGTCCAGCATGGCGAGGCCATCCTCGCCGAAGAGGCCCGCCACGTAGTAGCGTCCGTCCGGGGTGATGAAGGCGTCGTAGGGCTCGCTACCCGCGTCAGGATACTTGGTGAGGACGGGCTTGCGCGGATCCTTGAGGTCCGCCACCCAGATCTCGCCGGCTT
This genomic window from bacterium contains:
- a CDS encoding protein nirF, which produces MRLKILLTLGLAVSLGGCSHLLRASQAVRGTGDLGVVIERAAGRVQVVETTGRTVLGAITGLGDLSHASLVFSRDGRYAYVFGRDGGLTKVDLLTRSLIKRVVQGGNSIGGAISQDGKLIAVSNYEPGGVKVFDAETLEQLCDIPAVPSPGAKASKVIGLIDLSEQRFAFSLFEAGEIWVADLKDPRKPVLTKYPDAGSEPYDAFITPDGRYYVAGLFGEDGLAMLDLWNPEKGVKRILGNYGKGQEKLPVYKMPHLEGWALTGSEALVPAVGRHEVLVMDHGRWQEVGRIPVHGQPVFVVARPDGRQVWVNFAFPHNDTVQVIDVPSRKIVKTLKPGKGVLHMEFTPRGEEVWLSVRDEDRVEVYDANRLVRLGTLPSEKPSGIFFTSRAARMGM